The Fimbriimonas ginsengisoli Gsoil 348 genome window below encodes:
- a CDS encoding Uma2 family endonuclease, which yields MSRLVDPTLLKQALVEADENGYRLELMNGVGIWEVQPAKRHISTAKRIEKSIRPDPESSSGCGCIAYQDLYVQFSDGSLKRPDIAIFCREPDEEDEAVTLVPEAVVEVVSRGSETKDLEMNPPFYLNRGVKDVVVVDPYTGQVYHHRLEGVRRLNTPIEIRLECGCLVNV from the coding sequence ATGAGCCGGTTAGTCGACCCAACTCTGTTAAAGCAGGCGCTTGTCGAGGCCGACGAAAACGGTTACCGGCTCGAACTGATGAACGGTGTCGGCATCTGGGAGGTTCAGCCGGCAAAGCGTCACATCAGCACCGCCAAGAGAATCGAAAAGTCCATTCGGCCGGACCCCGAATCTTCGAGCGGTTGCGGATGCATCGCCTACCAAGATCTCTATGTGCAATTCAGTGATGGATCGCTGAAGCGACCCGATATCGCGATCTTCTGCCGAGAGCCCGACGAAGAGGATGAGGCGGTAACGCTCGTACCGGAAGCCGTGGTTGAAGTAGTGAGCCGGGGCTCGGAGACCAAGGACCTCGAGATGAATCCGCCTTTCTATCTCAACCGAGGAGTAAAGGACGTAGTGGTCGTCGATCCATACACCGGGCAGGTCTATCACCACCGGCTCGAAGGCGTTCGTCGTCTGAACACGCCCATTGAAATTCGGCTCGAGTGCGGCTGTCTGGTTAACGTATAG
- a CDS encoding ABC transporter ATP-binding protein, with product MSKPVIEVNGICKDYVMGDQVVHALRSVNLVIEPGEFVAIMGPSGSGKSTFMNVIGCLDRPTAGEYLLNGEAVARMGDNALAEIRNKYIGFVFQNFNLLPRTSALKNVELPLMYAGAKGRTARAKKALELVGLAQRMDHTPAMLSGGQQQRVAIARAIVNDPVLILGDEPTGNLDSRTSEEIMAVFQQLNREGKTVVIVTHEEDVAQHCKRIIRFKDGYVRVDERVEKPVDARDIIANMSAPEDELVAAK from the coding sequence ATGAGCAAGCCGGTTATTGAGGTCAATGGGATTTGCAAGGACTACGTGATGGGAGATCAGGTGGTCCACGCGTTGCGGTCCGTGAATCTGGTTATCGAGCCTGGCGAGTTCGTCGCGATCATGGGGCCGTCGGGCTCGGGCAAGTCGACCTTCATGAACGTCATCGGCTGCCTCGACCGACCGACGGCCGGCGAATATCTCCTGAACGGCGAGGCGGTCGCCCGGATGGGCGACAACGCTCTGGCCGAGATCCGGAACAAATACATCGGCTTCGTGTTCCAGAACTTCAATCTCCTCCCCCGCACCTCCGCGCTCAAGAACGTCGAGCTCCCGCTGATGTACGCCGGGGCGAAGGGCCGAACCGCGCGCGCCAAGAAGGCGTTGGAATTGGTCGGCCTGGCCCAGCGAATGGACCACACCCCGGCGATGCTCTCCGGCGGGCAGCAGCAACGCGTGGCGATCGCCCGCGCGATCGTGAACGACCCGGTGCTGATTCTGGGTGACGAGCCGACGGGAAACCTGGACTCCCGCACGAGCGAGGAAATCATGGCCGTTTTCCAGCAGCTCAACCGCGAGGGGAAGACGGTCGTGATCGTCACCCACGAAGAGGACGTCGCTCAGCACTGCAAGCGAATCATTCGATTTAAAGACGGCTACGTCCGCGTGGACGAGCGAGTTGAAAAGCCGGTTGACGCCCGCGACATCATCGCGAACATGTCGGCGCCGGAAGATGAGCTGGTCGCGGCGAAGTAA